A genomic stretch from Bosea sp. F3-2 includes:
- a CDS encoding PQQ-dependent sugar dehydrogenase, protein MRLVSVGQVFAAGMLAALIADTAAAQQRFPSSAGELAVETVASGLEHPWGLAFLPDGRKLVTERPGRLRIVDAEGKLSRPITGVPSVVARGQGGLLGLALDPAFAQNRLVYFSFVEPRSGGSGTSVGRGRLNEQGTALTQVEVIFRQMPSINSNMHFGSRLVFDRTGALFVTVGDRYSQRNQAQNPANHLGKVIRIRPDGGAPADNPKKQGWAPEIWSIGHRNVQGAALHPETGRLWTAEHGARGGDEINTPKAGLNYGWPVITYGVDYSGAKIGEGTAKPGMEQPLFYWDPSIAPSGAAFYTGPVWPAWKNSLFVGALAGQMLVRLSTQGETVTGEERLLTTIGERIRDVVQGPDGFLYLLTDDDNGKILRVRPAK, encoded by the coding sequence ATGCGGCTTGTGTCTGTAGGGCAGGTGTTCGCCGCGGGAATGCTGGCGGCACTGATTGCGGACACGGCTGCGGCCCAGCAGCGCTTCCCCTCCAGCGCCGGCGAACTCGCCGTCGAGACCGTTGCCAGCGGGTTGGAGCATCCCTGGGGCCTCGCCTTCCTGCCGGACGGGCGCAAGCTCGTCACCGAACGGCCCGGCAGGCTCAGGATCGTCGATGCGGAGGGCAAACTCTCCCGGCCGATCACCGGCGTGCCCAGCGTGGTGGCGCGCGGGCAGGGCGGGTTGCTCGGCTTGGCGCTCGACCCGGCCTTCGCGCAGAATCGCCTCGTCTACTTCTCCTTCGTCGAGCCGCGTTCGGGCGGCAGCGGCACCAGCGTCGGGCGCGGGCGCCTCAACGAGCAAGGCACGGCGCTGACCCAAGTCGAGGTGATCTTCCGGCAGATGCCGTCGATCAACTCGAACATGCATTTCGGCTCCCGCCTCGTGTTCGACAGGACAGGAGCGCTTTTCGTTACGGTCGGGGACCGCTACAGCCAGCGTAACCAGGCGCAGAACCCGGCCAATCATCTCGGCAAGGTCATCCGCATCCGCCCCGACGGCGGCGCGCCAGCCGACAACCCGAAGAAGCAGGGTTGGGCGCCCGAAATCTGGTCGATCGGCCATCGCAACGTCCAGGGCGCAGCGTTGCATCCCGAAACGGGCCGGCTCTGGACGGCCGAGCACGGCGCGCGCGGCGGTGACGAGATCAACACGCCCAAGGCCGGACTGAACTATGGCTGGCCGGTCATCACCTATGGCGTCGACTATTCCGGTGCGAAGATCGGGGAAGGGACGGCGAAACCCGGCATGGAGCAGCCGCTGTTCTACTGGGATCCGTCGATCGCGCCCTCCGGCGCGGCCTTCTATACTGGACCGGTCTGGCCGGCCTGGAAGAACTCGCTCTTCGTCGGCGCGCTTGCCGGCCAGATGCTGGTCCGGCTTTCGACACAGGGCGAGACGGTGACCGGCGAGGAGCGGCTGCTCACCACGATCGGCGAGCGCATCCGCGACGTGGTCCAGGGGCCGGACGGCTTCCTCTACCTGCTCACCGACGACGATAACGGCAAGATCCTGCGGGTGCGGCCGGCGAAGTGA
- a CDS encoding DMT family protein yields MPSLSLAHILPIVMLFGSNIFMTFAWYGHLSYKSTAIWLAILASWMIALPEYMLAVPGNRIGSAVYSAAELKTLQEVVTLTVFAGFSVFWLKESLSWNHAIGFALIAAGAFFIFHAKG; encoded by the coding sequence ATGCCCTCCCTGAGCCTCGCCCATATCCTGCCGATCGTGATGCTGTTCGGCTCGAACATCTTCATGACCTTCGCCTGGTACGGACATCTGAGCTACAAGAGCACCGCGATCTGGCTCGCCATCCTCGCAAGCTGGATGATCGCCCTGCCGGAATACATGCTGGCGGTCCCGGGCAACCGCATCGGCTCCGCCGTCTATTCGGCAGCGGAACTCAAGACGCTGCAGGAAGTCGTCACCCTCACCGTCTTCGCCGGCTTCTCCGTCTTCTGGCTCAAGGAATCGCTGAGCTGGAACCACGCCATCGGCTTCGCCCTGATCGCGGCGGGGGCCTTCTTCATCTTCCACGCCAAGGGCTGA
- a CDS encoding SemiSWEET transporter, which produces MSPAAIELLGFAAATLTSLCWLPQAWRTIRTRDTRAISLWTQGLFAAGTALWLSYGIQILSWPVITANALTLLLVLIILTMKLRFG; this is translated from the coding sequence ATGTCGCCAGCCGCCATCGAGCTCCTCGGCTTTGCCGCTGCCACGCTGACCAGCCTGTGCTGGCTGCCACAGGCCTGGCGGACCATCCGCACCCGCGACACCCGTGCGATCTCGCTGTGGACGCAGGGGCTCTTTGCCGCGGGCACTGCGCTGTGGCTGAGCTATGGCATTCAGATCCTGTCCTGGCCGGTCATCACCGCCAATGCGCTGACGCTCCTACTCGTCCTGATCATCCTCACCATGAAGCTCCGCTTCGGCTGA
- a CDS encoding lytic murein transglycosylase gives MRVYQLALPLVLFASAASAQGSFQSCLAGLRSEAAAKGVSGATFDRAMAGVEPDMKVIEAMNNQPEFKTPIWDYLGTLVDEEKVAEGRSMMRQHASTLAAAEQRFGVDRHTIAAVWGVESDFGKARGKMPLVQALSTGACLAPRRNAFFKGELIATLQIIQRGDVRPERLFGSWAGAFGHTQFIPSTYLRLAVDGDGDGRRDLVDSIPDALHSTANFMAKAGWVTGATWGYEVRVPNGYSGPTGRNPKQPVSTWAARGIVKYDGSPLNGTGNAGLLMPAGSNGPAFLVFKNYDAAYSYNGADSYALAISLLSDRLRGRPGVQGEWPTDDLPLSREQRRELQRLLIARGYNVGEPDGAVGSLTRTAIKEIEAKLGMPQTGRPGEKVLRALKNGRV, from the coding sequence ATGCGCGTCTATCAACTGGCCTTGCCACTCGTCCTGTTTGCTTCCGCGGCTTCGGCCCAGGGCAGTTTCCAGTCCTGCCTTGCAGGCCTCCGTTCGGAAGCGGCGGCCAAGGGCGTCTCGGGCGCGACCTTCGATCGGGCCATGGCCGGCGTCGAGCCGGACATGAAGGTCATCGAGGCGATGAACAACCAGCCGGAGTTCAAGACGCCGATCTGGGACTATCTCGGCACGCTGGTCGACGAGGAGAAGGTGGCGGAAGGACGCTCGATGATGCGTCAGCATGCTTCGACCCTTGCTGCGGCCGAGCAGCGCTTCGGCGTCGACCGCCACACCATCGCCGCGGTCTGGGGCGTCGAGAGCGATTTCGGCAAGGCGCGCGGCAAGATGCCGCTCGTGCAGGCGCTCTCGACCGGCGCCTGCCTCGCGCCGCGCCGCAACGCCTTCTTCAAGGGCGAGCTGATCGCGACGCTGCAGATCATCCAGCGCGGAGACGTGCGCCCCGAACGGCTCTTCGGTTCATGGGCCGGCGCCTTCGGCCACACCCAGTTCATCCCCTCGACCTATCTCAGGCTCGCCGTCGACGGCGATGGTGACGGGCGGCGCGACCTCGTCGACTCCATTCCCGACGCGCTGCATTCGACCGCGAATTTCATGGCCAAGGCCGGCTGGGTGACTGGCGCGACCTGGGGCTACGAGGTGCGCGTGCCCAATGGCTATTCTGGCCCGACTGGACGCAATCCCAAGCAGCCGGTCTCGACATGGGCGGCGCGCGGCATCGTAAAATACGATGGCTCGCCGCTGAACGGCACCGGCAATGCCGGCCTGCTGATGCCGGCCGGCAGCAACGGGCCGGCCTTCCTCGTCTTCAAGAACTATGATGCCGCTTACAGCTATAACGGCGCGGATTCGTACGCGCTCGCCATCTCGCTGCTCTCCGACCGGCTGCGGGGCCGGCCGGGCGTGCAGGGAGAGTGGCCGACGGACGATCTGCCGCTTTCCCGCGAACAGCGGCGCGAACTGCAGCGCCTGCTGATCGCCCGCGGCTACAATGTCGGCGAGCCGGACGGCGCGGTGGGGTCGCTGACCCGGACGGCGATCAAGGAGATCGAGGCGAAGCTCGGCATGCCCCAGACCGGGCGGCCGGGCGAGAAGGTGTTGCGCGCGCTGAAGAACGGGCGGGTTTAA
- a CDS encoding RidA family protein, whose protein sequence is MTRRLISTGSPFERSFGYSRAVIDGDLVFVSGTTGYDYATMTLPEDAAEQARNIFRTISSVLEEAGSSLSQALRAQYFVTDRSYCEPVLAVCGEFFREIRPAAGIYVVAGLLKPEMKVEIEVTARLKPV, encoded by the coding sequence ATGACACGCCGCCTCATTTCCACTGGCTCGCCCTTCGAGCGCTCCTTCGGCTATTCGCGCGCCGTCATCGACGGCGATCTCGTCTTCGTCTCCGGTACGACGGGCTACGATTACGCGACCATGACGCTGCCGGAGGATGCCGCCGAGCAGGCGCGCAACATCTTCCGCACGATCAGCTCCGTGCTGGAGGAGGCCGGCTCGTCCCTGTCGCAGGCCCTGCGGGCGCAGTACTTTGTTACCGACCGCAGTTATTGCGAGCCGGTTCTGGCCGTCTGCGGCGAATTCTTCCGCGAGATCCGCCCGGCCGCCGGCATCTATGTCGTCGCCGGACTGCTCAAGCCGGAGATGAAGGTCGAGATCGAGGTGACCGCACGTCTCAAGCCGGTCTGA
- a CDS encoding ABC transporter substrate-binding protein: MPIDRRKLLKGTAALASSAFMAPKSFAQARAGMLRFIPSTPLPSLDPIVATSYVIRNHGYLIYDTLFATDAQFGIQPQMVQSWETAPDGLRWTFHLRDGLTFHDDQPVRAQDCIASIKRWSARDAFGQTFATFVEGYDVVDPRTFAVRLKKPFPMLPAALGKLSSNVPFVMPERVASGDPSKPLTEAIGSGPWRFQEKQWIPGQNAIYERFAKYKPREEAPSWAAGGKVAKIDRIEWLALTEASAAVGALMQGEVDWYEQPPVDLLPVLKGNSEITITNVPLGLILLMRFNHLQPPFNNPGVRRAVMMALNQADYMEAVVGDKAYYQDCKTFFTPGSPMSTGAGGAEALGNNLERGKAMLQEAGYKNEKVVLLAPADQPIAYNQCLVTEQLLKKLGMNVDLVATDWASFIGRRSNRGGPEQGGWSVFHTLWSGADVLNPALHPLVRANGAAAWFGWPDDPTLEGLRDQWIATPDAGKQKELAAAIEKRAFETVPYAPAGLVQQPMAYRKSLTGMVLSPVQFFWNMEKKA; this comes from the coding sequence ATGCCGATTGATCGCCGTAAGCTTTTGAAAGGGACGGCCGCACTGGCTAGTTCGGCCTTCATGGCGCCGAAGAGCTTTGCCCAGGCGCGTGCCGGGATGCTGCGCTTCATTCCGTCGACGCCGCTGCCTTCGCTCGATCCGATCGTGGCGACGAGCTATGTCATCCGCAATCACGGCTACCTGATATATGATACGCTGTTCGCGACGGATGCGCAGTTCGGCATCCAGCCGCAGATGGTGCAGAGCTGGGAGACCGCTCCGGACGGGCTGCGCTGGACCTTCCACCTGCGCGACGGCCTGACCTTCCACGACGACCAGCCGGTGCGGGCGCAGGACTGCATCGCCTCGATCAAGCGCTGGTCGGCGCGCGATGCCTTCGGGCAGACCTTCGCCACCTTCGTCGAGGGCTATGACGTCGTCGACCCCCGCACGTTCGCGGTGCGGCTGAAGAAGCCCTTCCCGATGCTGCCGGCCGCGCTCGGCAAGCTCTCCTCCAACGTGCCCTTCGTCATGCCGGAGCGGGTCGCCTCCGGCGATCCGTCGAAGCCGCTGACCGAGGCGATCGGTTCCGGCCCCTGGCGCTTCCAGGAAAAGCAGTGGATTCCCGGCCAGAACGCGATCTACGAGCGCTTCGCCAAGTACAAGCCGCGCGAGGAGGCCCCCTCCTGGGCCGCGGGCGGCAAGGTCGCCAAGATCGACCGGATCGAGTGGCTCGCCCTGACCGAGGCTTCAGCCGCCGTCGGCGCGCTCATGCAGGGCGAGGTCGACTGGTACGAGCAGCCGCCGGTCGATCTTCTGCCGGTGCTCAAGGGGAACAGCGAGATCACGATCACCAACGTGCCGCTCGGGCTGATCCTGCTGATGCGCTTCAACCACCTGCAGCCGCCCTTCAACAATCCGGGCGTCCGGCGCGCGGTGATGATGGCGCTCAACCAGGCCGACTACATGGAGGCGGTCGTCGGCGACAAGGCCTATTACCAGGACTGCAAGACCTTCTTCACGCCGGGCTCGCCGATGTCGACCGGAGCAGGGGGCGCCGAGGCGCTCGGCAACAATCTCGAGCGCGGCAAGGCGATGCTGCAGGAGGCTGGCTACAAGAACGAGAAGGTCGTGCTGCTCGCGCCGGCCGACCAGCCGATCGCCTACAACCAGTGCCTCGTCACCGAGCAGCTGCTGAAGAAGCTCGGGATGAACGTCGATCTTGTCGCGACCGACTGGGCGAGCTTCATCGGCCGCCGCTCCAATCGCGGCGGGCCGGAGCAGGGCGGCTGGTCGGTGTTCCACACGCTCTGGTCCGGCGCCGACGTGCTCAACCCGGCGCTGCATCCGCTGGTGCGCGCCAATGGTGCGGCCGCCTGGTTCGGCTGGCCGGATGATCCGACGCTGGAAGGCTTGCGCGACCAGTGGATCGCGACGCCCGACGCCGGCAAGCAGAAGGAGCTGGCCGCAGCGATCGAGAAGCGCGCCTTCGAGACCGTGCCTTATGCCCCCGCCGGGTTGGTGCAGCAGCCGATGGCCTATCGCAAGAGCCTCACCGGCATGGTGCTCTCGCCGGTCCAGTTCTTCTGGAACATGGAAAAGAAGGCCTGA
- the leuB gene encoding 3-isopropylmalate dehydrogenase, with protein MATHKLLLLPGDGIGPEVMDQVEQIVSWFGKQGLASFEIEKGLVGGAAYDAHKAAISEGDMKLAQDADAVLFGAVGGPKWADVPYQHRPEAGLLRLRKELGLFANLRPAICYPALASASSLKPEVVEGLDILIVRELTGGVYFGEPKEIVTLEDGSKRGVDTQLYTTPEIERICRVAFELARTRRNKVSSAEKHNVMKTGVLWKQTVTALHAAEYKDVELEHVLADNCAMQLVRWPKQYDVIVCDNLFGDILSDVAAMLTGSLGMLPSASLGAEDPATGKRKALYEPVHGSAPDIAGKGLANPIAMIGSFAMALRYSFGAGEAADRLEGAIADVLGSGTRTKDIAVPGANAVSTSEMGAAIIKALEARG; from the coding sequence ATGGCGACCCACAAGCTCCTGCTGCTCCCCGGCGACGGCATCGGCCCCGAGGTGATGGACCAGGTCGAGCAGATCGTGTCCTGGTTCGGCAAGCAGGGCCTCGCCTCGTTCGAGATCGAGAAGGGCCTGGTCGGCGGCGCGGCCTATGACGCGCACAAGGCGGCGATCTCCGAAGGCGACATGAAGCTCGCCCAGGACGCCGACGCCGTGCTGTTCGGCGCGGTCGGCGGCCCGAAATGGGCGGATGTGCCCTATCAGCATCGCCCGGAAGCCGGCCTGCTGCGCCTGCGCAAGGAACTCGGCCTCTTCGCGAATCTGCGCCCGGCGATCTGCTACCCGGCGCTGGCTTCGGCCTCCTCGCTCAAGCCGGAGGTTGTCGAGGGGCTCGACATCCTGATCGTGCGCGAGCTTACCGGCGGCGTCTATTTCGGCGAGCCGAAGGAGATCGTCACGCTGGAGGACGGCTCCAAGCGCGGCGTCGACACCCAGCTCTACACCACGCCGGAAATCGAGCGCATCTGCCGCGTCGCCTTCGAGCTGGCGCGCACCCGCCGCAACAAGGTCTCCTCGGCCGAGAAGCACAACGTCATGAAGACCGGCGTGCTCTGGAAGCAGACGGTCACCGCGCTGCACGCTGCCGAGTACAAGGATGTCGAACTCGAGCATGTGCTTGCCGACAACTGCGCCATGCAGCTCGTGCGCTGGCCGAAGCAGTACGACGTCATCGTCTGCGACAACCTGTTCGGCGACATCCTCTCCGACGTCGCGGCGATGCTGACCGGCTCGCTCGGCATGCTGCCCTCCGCTTCGCTCGGCGCGGAAGATCCCGCGACCGGCAAACGCAAGGCGCTCTACGAGCCCGTCCATGGCTCGGCGCCGGACATCGCCGGCAAGGGCCTCGCCAACCCGATCGCGATGATCGGCTCCTTCGCCATGGCGCTGCGCTATTCCTTCGGCGCGGGCGAGGCGGCGGACCGCCTCGAAGGCGCGATCGCCGACGTGCTCGGCTCCGGCACCCGCACCAAGGACATCGCCGTGCCCGGCGCGAACGCGGTCTCGACCAGCGAGATGGGCGCCGCGATCATCAAGGCGCTCGAAGCGCGCGGCTGA
- the msrP gene encoding protein-methionine-sulfoxide reductase catalytic subunit MsrP: MLIKRRAGWEMPEAEATPESVFLNRRQLMSAGAGLIAGAAWPGLAAAEAPDPTLDLYPAKRNEAYKLDVPLTKAEDAANYNNFYEFGMSKDIVDASRRLATRPWSVQVDGLVEKPFEIDFDELVRKLPLEERLYRFRCVEAWAMAVPWTGIPLKSFVAFAKPLSGAKYIRFETFLNPRVAPGQGQRWYPWPYTEGLTIAEATNELPLLVTGIYGKPLPTQHGAPIRLITPWKYGFKSVKSIRKISFVAERPKTFWEGLQASEYGFWANVNPAVPHPRWSQASEQVLGSRDRRPTLIYNGYGEQVAGLYKGLENEPLFM, encoded by the coding sequence ATGCTGATCAAGCGCCGTGCCGGCTGGGAAATGCCGGAAGCCGAAGCCACGCCGGAGAGCGTGTTCCTCAACCGCCGCCAGTTGATGAGCGCGGGAGCGGGGTTGATCGCGGGGGCGGCATGGCCTGGCCTCGCGGCAGCGGAGGCGCCCGATCCGACGCTCGATCTCTACCCCGCCAAGCGCAACGAGGCCTACAAGCTCGACGTGCCGCTGACCAAGGCGGAGGACGCGGCGAACTACAACAACTTCTACGAGTTCGGCATGTCGAAGGACATCGTCGATGCCTCGCGCCGGCTCGCGACGCGGCCCTGGAGTGTTCAGGTCGATGGCCTGGTCGAGAAGCCCTTCGAGATCGACTTCGACGAGCTCGTGCGCAAGCTGCCGCTGGAAGAGCGGCTCTACCGATTCCGCTGCGTCGAGGCCTGGGCGATGGCGGTGCCCTGGACGGGCATCCCGCTCAAATCCTTCGTTGCATTCGCCAAACCGCTCTCGGGCGCGAAATACATTCGCTTCGAGACCTTCCTCAACCCGCGGGTCGCGCCCGGCCAGGGGCAGCGCTGGTATCCCTGGCCCTATACCGAGGGGCTGACGATCGCGGAGGCGACAAACGAATTGCCGCTTCTGGTGACCGGCATCTATGGCAAGCCCCTGCCGACGCAGCACGGTGCGCCGATCCGGCTGATCACGCCGTGGAAGTACGGCTTCAAGTCGGTGAAATCGATCCGCAAGATCAGCTTCGTCGCCGAGCGGCCGAAGACCTTCTGGGAGGGGCTCCAGGCCTCGGAGTACGGCTTCTGGGCCAATGTGAACCCGGCCGTGCCGCATCCGCGCTGGAGCCAGGCGAGCGAGCAGGTGCTGGGCTCGCGCGACCGGCGCCCGACGCTGATCTACAATGGCTATGGCGAGCAGGTCGCCGGACTCTACAAGGGGTTGGAGAACGAGCCCCTGTTCATGTGA
- a CDS encoding methylated-DNA--[protein]-cysteine S-methyltransferase has translation MATQHFHLFDTAIGSCALIWEGERFIGAQLPERDEDTARRRLARRYPEADEAEAIGFVAEAVAGIRALFEGEKRDLAHLPVALETVSDFNRKVYEVARSIPPGETLTYGEVAQRIGEPGAARAVGVALGQNPWPIIVPCHRVLAAGGKTGGFSADGGVETKLRILTIEKARTSAEPSLFGALPLAARPARS, from the coding sequence ATGGCCACCCAGCATTTCCATCTCTTCGACACCGCGATCGGCAGCTGCGCGCTGATCTGGGAGGGCGAGCGCTTCATCGGCGCGCAATTGCCCGAACGCGATGAGGATACGGCGCGCAGGCGACTGGCGCGGCGCTATCCGGAGGCTGACGAGGCCGAGGCGATCGGGTTCGTCGCCGAGGCCGTGGCCGGCATCCGGGCGCTGTTCGAGGGCGAGAAGCGCGATCTCGCCCATCTGCCGGTTGCGCTGGAGACTGTTTCCGACTTCAACCGCAAGGTCTATGAGGTCGCGCGCTCCATCCCGCCGGGGGAGACGCTCACCTATGGCGAAGTGGCGCAGCGCATCGGCGAGCCCGGCGCGGCGCGGGCGGTCGGCGTCGCGCTCGGCCAGAACCCCTGGCCGATCATCGTGCCCTGCCACCGCGTGCTGGCGGCCGGCGGCAAGACGGGCGGCTTCTCGGCCGATGGCGGCGTCGAGACCAAGCTCAGGATCCTGACGATCGAGAAAGCGCGCACCAGTGCCGAGCCCAGCCTGTTCGGGGCGCTGCCGCTTGCGGCACGACCTGCCCGAAGCTGA
- a CDS encoding NADPH-dependent FMN reductase produces the protein MAKLKLAVIVGSNRRDSINRKLAQALVKLGANAFDASFVQIDDLPMFNQDLEPNRPESTLRLKREIEAADAILIVTPEHNRSIPAVLKNAIDWASRPHGQNSWANKTVAVTGTSGGAVGTAVSQQQLRMILSNIAGVVVGGQVFITFKDDLVDAEHNITVERTRAFLQGFLDNFAKIAGKLAA, from the coding sequence ATGGCCAAACTCAAGCTCGCCGTCATCGTGGGCAGCAACCGTCGCGACTCGATCAATCGCAAGCTGGCCCAGGCGCTGGTGAAGCTGGGAGCGAACGCTTTCGACGCGTCCTTCGTCCAGATCGACGACCTGCCGATGTTCAATCAGGATCTGGAGCCGAACCGGCCGGAGTCGACGCTGCGGCTGAAGCGCGAAATCGAGGCGGCCGACGCGATCCTGATCGTGACGCCGGAACACAACCGCTCGATCCCCGCCGTGCTCAAGAACGCCATCGACTGGGCCTCGCGGCCCCATGGCCAGAACTCCTGGGCGAACAAGACCGTGGCTGTGACGGGCACCAGCGGCGGCGCGGTCGGCACGGCGGTCTCGCAGCAGCAACTGCGCATGATCCTAAGCAATATCGCCGGCGTCGTGGTCGGCGGGCAGGTCTTCATCACCTTCAAGGATGATCTGGTCGACGCCGAGCATAACATCACTGTCGAGCGGACGCGGGCCTTCCTGCAGGGCTTCCTCGACAATTTCGCGAAGATCGCCGGCAAGCTCGCGGCCTGA
- a CDS encoding LysR family transcriptional regulator: MDWDRIRIFYTVAESGSFTKAGDVLGLSQSAVSRQIGALERELRAPLFHRHTRGLILTEQGELLWRAAREMTQRLERTRSQLSETREHPSGELKVTATRGLGGHWLTPRLAEFMDLYPDIRVELILTDEELDLSMREADIAIRLRQPQQPDLIQRKLFTVHFHVYASPAYVKRFGEPKTYDDLDNHRILSFGGTSPSYLTAVHWLGTMGRDQRNPRPIHLTVNNITAMKRAVDSGAGIAVLPDYLIETGSPLVQLMRETEMPQLESYLVYPEEMKSVARVQVFRDFLIQKAQRWTY; this comes from the coding sequence GTGGATTGGGACCGCATTAGAATATTTTATACGGTCGCGGAGTCAGGCAGTTTTACCAAGGCTGGCGATGTTCTCGGCTTAAGTCAATCGGCCGTCAGCCGGCAGATCGGGGCGCTCGAGCGGGAGCTGCGCGCACCGCTGTTCCATCGGCATACGCGGGGTCTGATCCTCACCGAGCAGGGCGAGTTGCTCTGGCGCGCCGCGCGCGAGATGACGCAGCGCCTGGAGCGGACCCGCTCGCAGCTTTCGGAGACGCGCGAGCATCCGTCCGGCGAGCTCAAGGTCACCGCGACGCGCGGTCTCGGCGGCCACTGGCTGACTCCGCGCCTCGCCGAGTTCATGGATCTTTACCCGGACATCCGGGTCGAGCTCATCCTCACGGATGAGGAGCTCGACCTGTCGATGCGCGAGGCCGACATCGCGATCCGCCTGCGCCAGCCGCAGCAGCCGGACCTTATCCAGCGCAAGCTCTTCACGGTGCACTTCCACGTCTACGCTTCGCCGGCCTATGTGAAGCGCTTCGGCGAGCCGAAGACCTATGACGATCTGGACAACCATCGCATCCTCTCCTTCGGCGGCACCTCGCCCTCCTATCTGACGGCAGTGCACTGGCTCGGCACGATGGGGCGAGACCAGCGCAACCCGCGGCCGATCCACCTGACGGTGAACAACATCACCGCCATGAAGCGCGCAGTCGATTCGGGCGCAGGCATCGCCGTGTTGCCGGATTATCTGATCGAGACCGGCTCCCCGCTCGTGCAGCTGATGCGCGAGACCGAGATGCCGCAGCTTGAAAGCTATCTGGTCTATCCGGAAGAGATGAAGTCGGTCGCCCGCGTCCAGGTCTTCCGCGACTTCCTGATCCAGAAGGCCCAGCGCTGGACCTACTGA
- the trxB gene encoding thioredoxin-disulfide reductase → MAHTHARVMIIGSGPAGYTAAIYAARAMLEPVLISGLQAGGQLMITTDVENYPGFADVIQGPWLMEQMRAQAEHMGTKMVSDHIARVDLSQRPFRLWGDGGETYSCDALIIATGAQAKWLGLPSEQTFQGFGVSACATCDGFFFRNKEVVVVGGGNTAVEEALYLANLASKVTLVHRRDHLRAERVTQERLFKHPKIEVIWDSAIAEICGGTQPPNVTHLRLTNTKTGAVSELKADGVFIAIGHKPATELFADQLTMRESGYIDVEPGTTRTNVPGVFAAGDVTDEHYRQAVTAAGLGCMAALDAERWLAASELDQREAAE, encoded by the coding sequence ATGGCCCACACCCACGCCCGCGTCATGATCATCGGCTCCGGCCCGGCCGGCTACACTGCGGCGATCTACGCTGCCCGCGCCATGCTGGAGCCGGTGCTGATCTCCGGCCTGCAGGCCGGTGGCCAGCTGATGATCACCACCGATGTCGAGAACTACCCCGGCTTCGCCGACGTGATCCAGGGCCCCTGGCTGATGGAGCAGATGCGTGCTCAGGCCGAGCACATGGGCACGAAGATGGTCTCCGACCACATCGCCCGCGTCGACCTCTCGCAGCGCCCCTTTCGTTTGTGGGGCGATGGCGGCGAGACCTATTCCTGCGACGCGCTGATCATCGCGACCGGCGCTCAGGCAAAGTGGCTTGGCCTTCCCTCCGAGCAGACCTTCCAGGGCTTCGGCGTCTCGGCCTGCGCCACCTGCGACGGCTTCTTCTTCCGGAACAAGGAGGTCGTGGTCGTCGGCGGCGGCAACACGGCGGTCGAGGAGGCGCTCTACCTCGCCAATCTCGCGAGCAAGGTCACGCTGGTCCATCGCCGCGATCATCTGCGCGCCGAGCGCGTGACGCAGGAGCGCCTGTTCAAGCATCCGAAGATCGAGGTGATCTGGGACAGCGCCATCGCCGAGATCTGCGGCGGCACGCAGCCGCCGAATGTCACGCATCTGCGCCTGACCAACACCAAGACCGGCGCGGTGAGCGAGCTGAAGGCCGACGGCGTCTTCATCGCGATCGGCCACAAGCCGGCGACCGAGCTCTTCGCCGACCAGCTCACCATGCGTGAATCCGGCTACATCGATGTCGAGCCCGGCACGACTCGCACGAACGTCCCGGGCGTCTTCGCGGCCGGCGACGTCACCGACGAGCACTATCGCCAGGCCGTCACGGCGGCCGGCCTGGGCTGCATGGCCGCCCTCGACGCAGAGCGCTGGCTCGCCGCCAGCGAACTCGACCAGCGGGAAGCGGCTGAATAG